From a single Silene latifolia isolate original U9 population chromosome 6, ASM4854445v1, whole genome shotgun sequence genomic region:
- the LOC141588385 gene encoding uncharacterized protein LOC141588385, with translation MASASNTISIPTAPMFGGENYDYWCIKMKLFLRANALWEIVESGIQQQKQDVVYTEAQLKKINENELKDAKALSYILNAVTEVIFPRIMRATTAKEAWDSLQQEFQGDIKIRTIRLNTLRKDFENMKMKDDEDIKDYTSRLMEVVNQMKMYGEDITDIRIVQKILGTLTKRFDTIITVIEESKDISKLSVSELTGSLLAYDQKFKKLETSSENAFPSKHKLKTFNSKGG, from the coding sequence atggCTTCCGCATCAAATACAATTTCAATACCAACAGCTCCTATGTTTGGAGGAGAAAATTATGATTATTGGTGCATAAAAATGAAACTCTTTTTAAGAGCAAATGCACTTTGGGAAATTGTCGAGAGTGGtatacaacaacaaaaacaagacGTTGTGTACACCGAAGcacaattaaaaaaaatcaatgaaaatgaattaaaagacGCTAAAGCCCTCTCTTATATTTTAAATGCTGTCACAGAGGTAATATTTCCTAGGATCATGCGAGCAACAACCGCAAAAGAAGCTTGGGATTCACTCCAACAAGAGTTCCAAGGAGATATTAAAATACGAACCATTCGACTCAATACCTTAAGAAAGGATTTTGAGAATATGAAGATGAAAGATGATGAAGACATCAAGGATTACACTTCAAGACTCATGGAAGTGGTTAATCAGATGAAAATGTACGGAGAAGATATTACTGATATAAGAATTGTGCAGAAAATTTTAGGAACCTTAACGAAAAGGTTTGACACAATTATAACAGTAATCGAAGAGTCCAAAGATATATCAAAACTCAGTGTTTCTGAGTTAACAGGCTCATTGCTCGCCTATGACCAAAAGTttaaaaaattagaaacttcATCTGAAAATGCTTTCCCATCAAAACATAAATTGAAGACATTCAATTCCAAAGGCGGTTGA